One Clupea harengus chromosome 3, Ch_v2.0.2, whole genome shotgun sequence DNA window includes the following coding sequences:
- the gjd1a gene encoding gap junction protein delta 1a: MGEWTILERLLEAAVQQHSTMIGRILLTVVVIFRILIVGIVGEKVYEDEQMMFICNTLQPGCNQACYDKAFPISHIRYWVFQIILVCTPSLCFITYSVHQAAKVRDRAYTHLHGPYIDHGHAPGRSKLRNINGILVHPGDKDEEGKDLPNAPRGMGGGSKNIKVRQLEGVSRFYVIQVVFRNVLEIGFLVGQYFLYGFNVPAMYECNRYPCVKEVECYVSRPTEKTVFLVFMFAVSGICVLLNLAELNHLGWRKVKVAIRGVQARRKSICEIRKKDISHMSQVPNLGRTQSSESAYV, translated from the exons ATGGGGGAGTGGACGATTCTGGAGCGGCTGCTGGAGGCCGCTGTTCAGCAGCACTCTACAATGATCGGCag aatCCTGCTGACAGTGGTAGTCATCTTCCGCATCCTGATAGTGGGGATAGTAGGGGAGAAGGTGTACGAAGACGAGCAGATGATGTTCATATGCAACACCCTGCAGCCCGGCTGCAACCAGGCCTGTTACGACAAGGCCTTCCCCATCTCGCACATCCGCTACTGGGTCTTCCAGATCATCCTGGTCTGCACGCCCAGTCTCTGCTTCATCACCTATTCTGTGCACCAGGCGGCCAAGGTGCGCGACCGCGCCTACACGCATCTGCACGGGCCCTACATCGACCACGGCCACGCGCCCGGCCGCAGCAAGCTGCGCAACATCAACGGCATCCTGGTGCACCCGGGCGACAAGGACGAGGAGGGCAAGGACCTGCCCAACGCGCCGCgaggcatggggggggggtccaagAACATCAAGGTGCGGCAGCTGGAGGGGGTGTCGCGCTTCTACGTCATCCAGGTGGTGTTCCGGAACGTTCTGGAGATCGGCTTCCTAGTGGGCCAGTACTTCCTGTACGGGTTCAACGTGCCGGCCATGTACGAGTGCAACCGATACCCGTGCGTGAAGGAGGTGGAGTGCTACGTGTCGCGGCCCACGGAGAAGACCGTCTTCCTGGTGTTCATGTTCGCCGTGAGCGGCATCTGCGTGCTGCTCAACCTGGCCGAGCTCAACCACCTGGGTTGGCGCAAGGTGAAGGTGGCCATCAGAGGCGTGCAGGCCCGCCGCAAGTCCATCTGCGAGATCCGCAAGAAGGATATATCTCACATGTCCCAGGTGCCCAACCTGGGCCGAACGCAGTCCAGCGAGTCTGCTTACGTTTGA